From Candidatus Methylomirabilis lanthanidiphila:
CCCGGCCACGGGTAATCCACCAGCGATTGCATGGCTTCCCGAGAGATGGTCTTGGCCTGTTGACCGGTGACCCGGCATTGCTGCAAGAAGTGCTCAATAAGGAGCGGGATGTCCTCCTTCCGCTCACGCAGAGACGGCAGCGTCACACTGACGACGTTCAGGCGATAATAGAGATCCTCGCGGAATCCACCTGTCCGCACCTCGTGAGCCAGGTCCTTGTTGGTCGCGGCGATGATGCGCACGTCCACCCGGTGCACGCGGGTACCCCCGACCCGTCGTAACTCCTTGGTATCGAGTACTTGAAGGAGCTTCGCCTGCATGGCCGGACTCATCTCCCCGACCTCATCCAGCAACAGGGTCCCGCCCGCCGCCACCTCAAAGAGCCCCATCTTGACGCTGGTTGCGCCGGTAAACGCCCCCTTTTCATGCCCGAACAGCTCGCTCTCCAGCAACGGGTCCTGAAACCCGCTGCAGTTGATGATCAGGAACGGCCCGTTGGCTCGAGGGCTCGCCATATGAATGGCCTTGGCCACCAGGCTCTTACCGGTCCCGCTCTCTCCCTGGATAAGGATACTCGCCTCGCTCGGCGCGATCCGCCGTATGGTGGCCAACAGGAAGGCCATGGCCGGGCTCTGACCGATCATGATGGGCGCAGGCTCGCGCTGGGCGACCATGCGGCGCAGGGCCGTATTCTCGGTACGCAGGCGCTTTCGCTCCGCGGCCCGCCACAGCACCTCTTCCAATTCGGCGAGCTTAAAAGGCTTGGTCAGGTAGTCGTAGGCGCCCAGCTTCATCGCCTGAATGGCGCTGTCCACATCGGGGTGGCCGGTCAGGATGACCACCTCCGCCGAAGTGCCGGAATCGCGAATGTGGCGGAGCGCCTCCATCCCCCCGATCCCCGGCATCTTGAGGTCGAGGAGGATGACATCGAACTCCTGCGTTCGCAACTGCTCCAGGGCCTCTTCGCCGCTTCCGGCGCAGGTGACCTGGTAGCCCGCCCGCGGCAGCTCCATTTCCATGAGCAGCCGGATGGGTCGCTCGTCATCAACAATCAGCGCACGAGTCACGCCGCTCCGTTCACTCGCGTGAACCATCTTCACCCCCAGTCCTCCGAGGATCGGGTCGCTTGCTATCCATCTCGGTGCGGTCGGCGAGCGGCAGGCTGACGATGATGACCGTGCCCGTGCCGACCCCCTTGCTGCGCACCTCAATGCTGCCTTTGTGCTGTTCGACGATGCTCTGGCTGATGGCAAGACCGAGGCCCGTCCCCTTGCCCACCTCTTTCGTGGTAAAGAAAGGATCAAAGACCTTCGAAAGGTTCTCCGGCGAGATCCCGCTGCCCGTATCGGCCACACACACATCGAGCCATATCTGTTCACAAGCCGGTTCGACGACCTCCCGACGGTGACGCGCGTCGATGTGAATCTCCCCGCCGCTCTCGATCGCATCGAGCGCATTGGTCAGAAGGTTGAGGAAGACCTGCTGAAGCATCTGCGCGTCGGCCCGGACCATACGCCCATCAGGAAACGGGTCTACGACGATCCGCTGATTTTCGAGGCTGGCTTGCCGCTCGACAAACGACACCGCGTGCAATACGACGTCATACAGATCCACGAAGCTGAAGGCGGGCTCGCGCTGCCGCGCGAAGTCGAGCAGGCGGCGGACAATCGCCGCCGCGCGGGCGACCTCGTCTTGGATCATCGCGACATACTGCCCCCACTCTGCGAGGACGGTAGGGTCGCCGATCTCCACGGTCTCGACGCGCCGTTGAAGGGCCTCGGCAAACCCCGCCACCGAGGAGAGGGGGTTATTCAATTCATGGGCCAGGCCGGCAGCCAATCGACCAAGCGACGCGAGCTTTTCCTGCCGCACCAGCAACTGCTGCGACTGTTTCAACTCGTCGTATGAGCGGCGCAACTCCGCATACAAACTGGCGTTCTCAAGCGCGATGGCGGCCTGCGTGGCCAAGGTGATGGCCATGGTTTCATCCTCTTCACTGAACTCGCCGGCGCCCTGCTTCTCCGTGACGTAGAGGTTGCCAAGGACTTTTCCTTTCGATACGACGGGCACACCCAGGAAGGAGTGCATGGCAGGATGGTGGGGTGGGAACCCATGCGCGCGCGGGTCCGCCGTCAGGTTCTTCAGACGCAGGGGCCTCCCCTCGCGCACCAGGACGCCCAGGATCCCCTTTCCGACCGGCGGAGGACCGATGGCCTGCCTGGCGCTCTCGTCAATGCCCGCCGTGATGAACCGGCTGAGGCCGCCCTTTCCGTCTAAGACGCCGAGGGCGGCGTATTTGGCGCTCATCAACTTGCAGGCCATGTTGACGATGCGCTGCAATACCTCTTCAAGGGAAAGCTTCGCGCTGAGAATCATGCCTGCCCGTACAAGCATCCGAAGCTGGTTCATCTCCCGTTTGCTCGTCCGCTCCCGTTCCTCCACAAACGCGAGCGTGATCAGGGTCTGGAGACGGTGGGCTACGGGGGCGTAGAGATCAAGCAGCCCGGCCAGCCGGTCCACGTTCTCCCGATACCTTCTGAAGAGCGAGTGCCTGCATACCTCGTGCAATATCGCCAGGCGATCGATGATCTGCTCCGGGGTCTGTCCTCCAAGCACCCCCTGTCGCGCCCTGAGATGGACGTAGGTCACGGCCGCATTATACTTCCCGCTCTCTAAGCACTCCCGAAAGATGGTCAAGAGAACGCCGGATTCGGCGTCAATCTCATCAAGGGCGAGGCCATCCAGCAGACCTTGTGTTCTCATCCGACGCACCCACTCTCGCCGGAGCCGTTCGCCATGCGCCGAAAAGTATCTCAGGAGCTCTTCACGCAGTTCAGCGTGCTTCCCAATCATCGTTACCCTGTCTCTCCGGTGTACTCTGTCCTGTACCATGACGTTGCTCTCCGCCGGCTCCATCCGATGGGGAGAAATAACGTCACCGTCTGTGATGACGAACGTCGGGTTGACACACCCGCCAAAGACCTTTATGCTTCGTGCCTCGATGCGCGCTGTCGCGGGGGGAGGCGTGAAACTTTTCGAGCAAGTCCTTCGCACACAGGTAGTCTATGCGGGGGCATATCTTTCAACCGAACGCCGGACGGTTGTCCTGCCGGATGGACGGCAGGCAATCCGTGAT
This genomic window contains:
- a CDS encoding regulator, with product MKMVHASERSGVTRALIVDDERPIRLLMEMELPRAGYQVTCAGSGEEALEQLRTQEFDVILLDLKMPGIGGMEALRHIRDSGTSAEVVILTGHPDVDSAIQAMKLGAYDYLTKPFKLAELEEVLWRAAERKRLRTENTALRRMVAQREPAPIMIGQSPAMAFLLATIRRIAPSEASILIQGESGTGKSLVAKAIHMASPRANGPFLIINCSGFQDPLLESELFGHEKGAFTGATSVKMGLFEVAAGGTLLLDEVGEMSPAMQAKLLQVLDTKELRRVGGTRVHRVDVRIIAATNKDLAHEVRTGGFREDLYYRLNVVSVTLPSLRERKEDIPLLIEHFLQQCRVTGQQAKTISREAMQSLVDYPWPGNVRELANTIERLQILTSGDAVGLEDLPPNTRFPGGSSVGPVSLAEMERLHLIRILDHTGGKKMQAARLLGIDLKTLNSKIKRYNISP
- a CDS encoding Histidine kinase, translated to MVQDRVHRRDRVTMIGKHAELREELLRYFSAHGERLRREWVRRMRTQGLLDGLALDEIDAESGVLLTIFRECLESGKYNAAVTYVHLRARQGVLGGQTPEQIIDRLAILHEVCRHSLFRRYRENVDRLAGLLDLYAPVAHRLQTLITLAFVEERERTSKREMNQLRMLVRAGMILSAKLSLEEVLQRIVNMACKLMSAKYAALGVLDGKGGLSRFITAGIDESARQAIGPPPVGKGILGVLVREGRPLRLKNLTADPRAHGFPPHHPAMHSFLGVPVVSKGKVLGNLYVTEKQGAGEFSEEDETMAITLATQAAIALENASLYAELRRSYDELKQSQQLLVRQEKLASLGRLAAGLAHELNNPLSSVAGFAEALQRRVETVEIGDPTVLAEWGQYVAMIQDEVARAAAIVRRLLDFARQREPAFSFVDLYDVVLHAVSFVERQASLENQRIVVDPFPDGRMVRADAQMLQQVFLNLLTNALDAIESGGEIHIDARHRREVVEPACEQIWLDVCVADTGSGISPENLSKVFDPFFTTKEVGKGTGLGLAISQSIVEQHKGSIEVRSKGVGTGTVIIVSLPLADRTEMDSKRPDPRRTGGEDGSRE